A portion of the Streptomyces sp. NBC_00376 genome contains these proteins:
- a CDS encoding ABC transporter permease yields the protein MSTATLTPTPTPAESARARTVHDEGRIGLRNNLRHIGALVRRNMLQIKKDPESMFDALLMPVIFTLLFVYVFGGSVGGSMGGGRQEYLNYLIPGLMAMMGMNIAMAVGSGVNDDFRKGVMDRFRTMPIARSSVLIAKIVVELGRMMVATLILLAMGFALGMELQESVLGLLGAIALSAAFGAAIMWIFILLGLTMKTAQAVQGMGMLVLMPLQFGSSIFAPTKTMPGWLQTFTDYNPLSNLADAARALMMGGPLAHSVLVTLGWTVVITAVMAPLAVAKFRKKS from the coding sequence ATGAGCACGGCGACTCTGACACCCACGCCCACGCCCGCCGAGTCCGCCCGGGCGAGGACGGTCCACGACGAGGGCCGGATAGGGCTGCGGAACAACCTGCGCCACATCGGGGCGCTGGTGCGGCGCAACATGCTCCAGATCAAAAAGGATCCGGAGTCGATGTTCGACGCGCTCCTGATGCCCGTCATCTTCACGCTGCTGTTCGTGTACGTCTTCGGCGGATCGGTCGGCGGCAGCATGGGCGGCGGACGGCAGGAGTACCTGAACTACCTGATCCCCGGGCTGATGGCGATGATGGGCATGAACATCGCCATGGCGGTCGGCTCCGGTGTCAACGACGACTTCCGCAAGGGCGTCATGGACCGGTTCCGGACGATGCCGATCGCCCGTTCCTCGGTGCTCATCGCGAAGATCGTGGTCGAGCTGGGCCGGATGATGGTCGCCACCCTCATCCTGCTGGCCATGGGCTTCGCGCTCGGCATGGAGCTCCAGGAGTCGGTGCTCGGGCTGCTCGGGGCGATCGCGCTGTCGGCCGCGTTCGGCGCCGCCATCATGTGGATCTTCATCCTGCTCGGACTGACCATGAAGACGGCCCAGGCGGTTCAGGGAATGGGGATGCTCGTGCTGATGCCGCTCCAGTTCGGTTCCTCGATCTTCGCCCCGACCAAGACGATGCCCGGCTGGCTCCAGACGTTCACCGACTACAACCCGCTGTCCAACCTGGCCGACGCCGCGCGCGCCCTGATGATGGGCGGCCCGCTCGCCCACTCGGTCCTGGTGACGCTCGGCTGGACCGTGGTCATCACCGCGGTGATGGCGCCGCTCGCGGTCGCCAAGTTCCGCAAGAAGTCCTGA
- a CDS encoding ATP-binding cassette domain-containing protein: MVDMTRIDKNPRSGSNAVEVRGLVKHYGSTKALDGVDLDVREGTVLGVLGPNGAGKTTLVRCLSTLIVPDAGHATVAGYDVVKQPRQLRRTIGLTGQYASVDEKLSGWENLYMIGRLLDLSRKAARSRADELLERFSLTDAAKKAAMDYSGGMRRRLDLAASMIGNPAVLYLDEPTTGLDPRTRNEVWDEVQRMVAEGATVLLTTQYMEEAEQLASELTVIDKGKIIARGGVDELKAKVGGRTLQIRPSEPAQLAAMAQAIREAGLDGVSGAQAVPDEGLLYVPILSDEQLTAVIGLLGTRGFPLAHVATALPSLDEVFLAITGEKSASATDTIPEEVAA; this comes from the coding sequence ATGGTGGACATGACGCGAATCGACAAGAACCCCAGGAGCGGCTCGAACGCCGTCGAGGTCCGGGGGCTGGTCAAGCACTACGGCTCGACCAAGGCTCTGGACGGCGTGGACCTCGATGTCCGCGAAGGCACCGTGCTCGGTGTCCTCGGTCCCAACGGAGCAGGCAAGACCACGCTCGTACGCTGCCTGTCCACCCTGATCGTCCCCGACGCCGGACACGCCACCGTGGCGGGCTACGACGTGGTGAAGCAGCCCCGGCAGCTGCGCCGCACCATAGGCCTGACCGGGCAGTACGCCTCGGTCGACGAGAAGCTCTCCGGCTGGGAGAACCTCTACATGATCGGGCGGCTGCTCGATCTGTCCCGCAAGGCCGCCCGGTCCCGGGCCGACGAGCTGCTGGAGCGGTTCTCGCTCACCGACGCGGCGAAGAAGGCCGCGATGGACTACTCCGGCGGCATGCGGCGCCGGCTCGACCTGGCCGCCTCGATGATCGGCAACCCGGCCGTGCTGTACCTGGACGAGCCGACGACGGGGCTGGACCCCCGGACCCGCAACGAGGTCTGGGACGAGGTGCAGCGGATGGTCGCGGAGGGGGCGACCGTGCTGCTCACCACCCAGTACATGGAAGAGGCCGAGCAGCTCGCCAGCGAGCTGACCGTCATCGACAAGGGGAAGATCATCGCCCGTGGCGGGGTCGACGAGCTGAAGGCGAAGGTCGGCGGCCGCACCCTGCAGATCCGGCCCTCCGAACCGGCGCAGCTGGCCGCGATGGCGCAGGCGATCCGTGAGGCGGGGCTCGACGGGGTCTCGGGCGCGCAGGCCGTCCCGGACGAGGGACTGCTGTACGTACCGATCCTCAGCGACGAGCAGCTGACCGCCGTGATCGGCCTGCTCGGCACCCGGGGCTTCCCGCTGGCGCACGTCGCCACCGCGCTGCCCAGCCTGGACGAGGTCTTCCTCGCCATCACCGGCGAGAAGTCCGCTTCCGCCACCGACACGATCCCCGAGGAGGTCGCGGCATGA
- the panB gene encoding 3-methyl-2-oxobutanoate hydroxymethyltransferase — translation MSLQAAQNQSATPPTGTRTDSSKALYGGKSTRRISIHDIAAATERGEKWPMLTAYDAMTASVFDEAGIPVMLVGDSMGNCHLGYETTVPVTMDEIAILSAAVVRGTRRALIVADLPFGAYQEGPVQALRNATRLIKESGVGAVKLEGGERSHEQIKLLVDAGIPVMAHIGLTPQSVNAMGYRVQGRGEEAAQQMLRDAKAVQDAGAFAVVLELVPAELAAEVTRTLHIPTVGIGAGPDTDAQVLVYTDMVGLTGGKVPRFTKQYANLRQVLGDAAKEFAEEVVGGAFPAAEHTFH, via the coding sequence ATGTCGCTTCAGGCTGCGCAGAATCAGTCCGCAACACCCCCCACGGGTACCCGCACCGACAGCAGCAAGGCGCTGTACGGAGGCAAGAGCACCCGCCGTATCTCCATCCACGACATCGCCGCCGCCACCGAGCGCGGCGAGAAGTGGCCCATGCTCACCGCCTACGACGCGATGACCGCGTCCGTCTTCGACGAGGCCGGGATCCCGGTCATGCTCGTCGGCGACTCCATGGGCAACTGCCACCTCGGTTACGAGACCACCGTGCCCGTCACGATGGACGAGATCGCGATCCTCTCCGCGGCGGTCGTACGGGGCACCAGGCGTGCCCTGATCGTCGCGGACCTGCCATTCGGGGCGTACCAGGAGGGCCCCGTCCAGGCCCTGCGCAACGCCACCCGGCTGATCAAGGAGTCCGGCGTCGGCGCGGTCAAGCTGGAGGGCGGCGAGCGGAGCCACGAGCAGATCAAGCTGCTCGTCGACGCCGGCATCCCGGTCATGGCTCACATCGGCCTGACCCCGCAGTCCGTCAACGCGATGGGCTACCGGGTGCAGGGCCGCGGCGAGGAGGCCGCCCAGCAGATGCTGCGCGACGCCAAGGCCGTGCAGGACGCGGGCGCGTTCGCCGTCGTCCTGGAGCTCGTACCGGCCGAGCTGGCCGCCGAGGTCACCCGCACCCTGCACATCCCGACGGTCGGCATCGGCGCCGGTCCCGACACGGACGCCCAGGTGCTGGTCTACACCGACATGGTCGGGCTGACCGGCGGCAAGGTGCCGCGCTTCACCAAGCAGTACGCGAACCTGCGCCAGGTACTGGGCGACGCGGCGAAGGAGTTCGCGGAAGAGGTCGTGGGAGGCGCCTTCCCGGCCGCCGAGCACACCTTCCACTAG
- a CDS encoding MFS transporter: MSMPSGARAAAPQIPEAVHRRRWAILVVLMFSLLIVVLDNSILNVAVKTIASPAPTGLGATQSQLEWAINAYTLVFAGLLFTAGLLGDRIGRKKVLLFGILLFGTGSALAAMSGSPTQLITWRALMGFGAAFVMPATLAVLVNVFERDEQPRAIGIWAGSVGVAIAIGPITGGLLLEHFWWGSIFLVNVPVVIVALIAMVLLVPDSKDPNPGRIDPLGVVLSIVGLVLLVYGIIRGGQLADFTEPVVLLSSFGGLLVLAGFVWHEKRSTHPAIDISYFREPSFAAAVAAIALVFFALMGVTFFSAFYMQSVRGWTALQAGMMLLPLAATQMIFAPRARLLVDRFGARATCTVGMLLVAVGLSAFALFDETTPVWVLCLLFFVQGTGMAHVMTPVTVSVMQALPREKAGSGSAINNTFRQVGGALGVAVLGSVLSTVYRGDIEGHLAALPAGARDAAGESIEATLAIADKLGPAGAPLIASANEAFLKAMHVTAIGSATIALVGALVVALFLPGRPPAAEGPDGSGRGDRPVRAAGAGR; the protein is encoded by the coding sequence ATGTCGATGCCGTCCGGTGCTCGCGCCGCCGCGCCCCAGATTCCGGAGGCGGTCCACCGTCGCCGCTGGGCGATCCTCGTCGTCCTGATGTTCAGCCTGCTCATCGTCGTACTGGACAACTCGATCCTGAACGTCGCGGTCAAGACCATCGCAAGCCCCGCACCCACCGGCCTGGGCGCCACCCAGAGCCAGCTGGAGTGGGCGATCAACGCCTACACGCTCGTCTTCGCCGGACTGCTGTTCACCGCCGGTCTGCTCGGCGACCGCATCGGCCGCAAGAAGGTGCTGCTCTTCGGCATCCTGCTCTTCGGCACCGGCTCCGCGCTCGCCGCCATGTCCGGTTCGCCGACCCAGCTGATCACCTGGCGCGCGCTGATGGGGTTCGGCGCCGCGTTCGTCATGCCGGCCACCCTCGCCGTCCTGGTGAACGTCTTCGAGCGCGACGAACAGCCCAGGGCCATCGGCATATGGGCCGGCAGCGTCGGCGTGGCCATCGCGATCGGCCCGATCACCGGCGGGCTGCTGCTCGAACACTTCTGGTGGGGCTCGATCTTCCTGGTCAACGTGCCCGTGGTGATCGTGGCGCTGATCGCGATGGTCCTGCTGGTGCCGGACTCCAAGGACCCGAACCCGGGCCGGATCGATCCGCTCGGCGTCGTGCTCTCCATCGTCGGCCTGGTGCTGCTGGTGTACGGCATCATCCGCGGCGGCCAGCTCGCCGACTTCACCGAGCCCGTGGTGCTGCTGTCGAGCTTCGGCGGTCTGCTCGTCCTGGCCGGGTTCGTCTGGCACGAGAAGCGCAGCACCCACCCGGCCATCGACATCTCGTACTTCAGGGAGCCGTCGTTCGCCGCGGCCGTCGCCGCCATAGCGCTGGTCTTCTTCGCGCTGATGGGCGTGACCTTCTTCTCCGCCTTCTACATGCAGAGCGTGCGCGGCTGGACCGCACTCCAGGCAGGGATGATGCTGCTGCCGCTGGCCGCCACCCAGATGATCTTCGCGCCCCGGGCCCGGCTGCTCGTCGACCGCTTCGGCGCCCGCGCCACCTGCACCGTCGGCATGCTGCTGGTCGCGGTCGGGCTGTCGGCGTTCGCGCTGTTCGACGAGACCACACCGGTCTGGGTGCTGTGCCTGCTCTTCTTCGTCCAGGGCACCGGCATGGCGCATGTGATGACACCGGTCACCGTCTCGGTGATGCAGGCGCTGCCCCGGGAGAAGGCCGGTTCCGGATCGGCCATCAACAACACCTTCCGGCAGGTCGGCGGGGCGCTCGGGGTCGCGGTGCTCGGTTCGGTGCTCTCCACCGTCTACCGGGGCGACATCGAGGGCCACCTCGCCGCGCTCCCGGCCGGGGCCAGGGACGCGGCGGGGGAGTCGATCGAGGCGACGCTCGCCATCGCGGACAAGCTGGGCCCGGCGGGCGCCCCGCTGATCGCCTCGGCGAACGAAGCGTTCCTGAAGGCCATGCACGTCACCGCCATCGGTTCGGCGACCATCGCCCTGGTGGGCGCCCTCGTGGTCGCGCTCTTCCTGCCGGGGAGGCCGCCCGCCGCGGAGGGCCCCGACGGGTCCGGCCGGGGCGACCGGCCGGTACGCGCGGCGGGAGCGGGCCGATGA
- a CDS encoding TetR/AcrR family transcriptional regulator, translating into MRPATRHRSEGWTDARAQAPAQDREQRLGKAPEPRRGRPRSAAAERAILDAVVGLLEAGEPLAALSIERIARTAGVGKATIYRRWSGKEELFVDVLKDMEPPEPAVSGTAGLDDLRLLLDSLRRRGLAQRSSALLYNVFAQMKSHPKLWEEYHSSVIAPRRVAMLAAVQRAVDAGELRADLDVGLMDDLFLGPMLVRTIHRPDAPLPDDLADRIVQVLVEGLAPRPSGDS; encoded by the coding sequence ATGAGACCGGCGACCCGGCACCGCAGCGAGGGGTGGACCGACGCGCGGGCACAGGCACCGGCACAGGACCGGGAGCAGCGGCTCGGGAAGGCTCCCGAACCGCGACGGGGCCGGCCGCGCAGCGCGGCGGCCGAGCGGGCGATCCTGGACGCCGTCGTCGGACTGCTGGAGGCCGGTGAACCCCTGGCGGCCCTGTCCATCGAGCGGATAGCCCGGACCGCGGGGGTCGGCAAGGCGACGATCTACCGGCGGTGGAGCGGCAAGGAAGAACTCTTCGTCGACGTCCTGAAGGACATGGAGCCGCCGGAGCCCGCGGTCTCGGGCACCGCCGGGCTCGACGACCTGCGACTGCTGCTGGATTCGCTGCGCAGACGCGGCCTGGCCCAGCGCTCCTCGGCCCTGCTGTACAACGTCTTCGCGCAGATGAAGAGCCACCCCAAGCTGTGGGAGGAGTACCACAGCAGCGTCATCGCACCCCGCCGCGTCGCCATGCTGGCCGCCGTCCAGCGCGCCGTCGACGCCGGCGAACTCCGGGCGGACCTGGACGTGGGGCTGATGGACGACCTGTTCCTCGGGCCCATGCTCGTACGCACCATCCACCGGCCCGACGCGCCGCTGCCCGATGATCTCGCCGACCGCATCGTCCAGGTCCTGGTCGAGGGCCTGGCACCCCGCCCGTCGGGCGACAGCTGA
- a CDS encoding endonuclease/exonuclease/phosphatase family protein, whose protein sequence is MVQAYGADTGNDRAEPEPEPGRVGPGSRFRGLRDRLTRDPGIWRRGIVLALCSVLLTLVMAFHAEIPNTIGNLGSLSETFLPWFGAFVPLLLVLGLVRRSATALIALLLPVVVWFNAFGGLLTDKSGTGGDLTVATHNVNADNPDPKGTARKVADSGADVIALEELPNGKVATYEAALADRYPYHSVQGTVGLWSKYPMSATRPVDIKMGWTRAMRSTVTTPKGEIAVYVAHLPSVRVKLHAGFTANQRDDSVDALGEAIADERLDRVILLGDLNGTMNDRALNAVSSQLRSTQGAAGDGFGFSWPASFPMARIDQILVKDVEPVSSWTLGATESDHLPIVARVKL, encoded by the coding sequence ATGGTGCAGGCGTACGGAGCGGACACCGGGAACGACCGTGCGGAACCGGAACCGGAGCCGGGGCGCGTCGGGCCGGGATCCCGCTTCCGGGGCCTGCGCGACAGGCTGACCCGCGACCCGGGCATCTGGCGGCGCGGCATCGTCCTCGCCCTCTGCTCGGTGCTCCTCACTCTCGTGATGGCCTTCCACGCCGAGATCCCGAACACCATCGGCAACCTGGGCAGCCTCTCCGAGACGTTCCTGCCGTGGTTCGGGGCGTTCGTCCCGCTGCTGCTGGTCCTCGGCCTGGTGCGCCGCTCGGCGACCGCGCTGATCGCCCTGCTGCTGCCGGTCGTGGTCTGGTTCAACGCCTTCGGGGGCCTGCTCACCGACAAGTCCGGCACCGGCGGCGACCTCACCGTGGCCACCCACAACGTCAACGCCGACAACCCCGACCCCAAGGGCACCGCCCGGAAGGTCGCGGACTCCGGCGCCGACGTCATCGCCCTGGAGGAGCTGCCGAACGGCAAGGTGGCGACGTACGAGGCGGCACTCGCCGACCGCTACCCGTACCACTCGGTGCAGGGGACCGTCGGCCTGTGGAGCAAGTACCCGATGAGCGCCACCAGGCCGGTCGACATCAAGATGGGCTGGACCCGCGCGATGCGCTCCACGGTGACGACACCGAAGGGCGAGATCGCCGTCTACGTGGCCCATCTGCCGTCCGTACGGGTCAAGCTGCACGCCGGATTCACCGCCAACCAGCGCGACGACAGCGTGGACGCCCTGGGCGAGGCCATCGCCGACGAACGGCTCGACAGGGTGATCCTGCTCGGCGACCTCAACGGCACGATGAACGACCGCGCCCTGAACGCGGTCAGCTCCCAGCTGCGCTCCACCCAGGGCGCGGCCGGCGACGGCTTCGGCTTCAGCTGGCCGGCCTCGTTCCCGATGGCACGGATCGACCAGATCCTGGTGAAGGACGTCGAGCCGGTGTCCTCGTGGACGCTCGGCGCGACGGAGAGCGACCACCTGCCGATCGTGGCGCGCGTGAAGCTGTGA
- a CDS encoding NAD+ synthase — MPQLRLALNQIDSTVGDLAGNAEAIVHWTRHSAEQGAHLVAFPEMVLTGYPVEDLALRPSFVEASRQALRALAARLDAEGFGELPVVVGYLDRSETAQPRYGQPAGSPQNAAAVLHRGQVALTFAKHHLPNYGVFDEFRYFVPGDSMPVVRVHGVDVALAICEDLWQDGGRVPAARAAGAGLLLSINASPYERDKDDTRLELVRKRAQEAGCTTAYLAMIGGQDELVFDGDSIVVDRDGEVIARAPQFAEGSVVLDLELPAAAAEPPSGVVNDGLRIDHVVLSEEPLPAYPAELTGGYAERLDDDEELYSALVVGLRAYAAKNGFSSVLIGLSGGIDSALVAAIACDALGAQNVYGISMPSKYSSDHSKGDAAELARRTGLNFRTVPIEPMFDAYMGSLGLTGLAEENLQSRLRGTMLMAVSNQEGQIVLAPGNKSELAVGYSTLYGDSVGAYGPIKDVYKTSIFRLAKWRNRAAEERGQTPPIPEASITKPPSAELRPGQVDTDSLPDYDVLDRILELYVDRDQGLDEIVAAGFDAALVAKTLRMVDTAEYKRRQYPPGTKISPKGFGKDRRLPITNRWRESG; from the coding sequence GTGCCTCAACTACGTCTCGCACTGAATCAGATCGACTCGACCGTCGGTGACCTCGCCGGCAACGCCGAGGCGATCGTCCACTGGACCCGGCACTCCGCCGAACAGGGCGCCCACCTGGTGGCGTTCCCGGAGATGGTGCTGACCGGCTACCCCGTCGAGGACCTGGCCCTGCGCCCGTCCTTCGTCGAGGCCTCCCGGCAGGCGCTGCGCGCGCTCGCCGCCCGGCTCGACGCCGAGGGCTTCGGGGAGCTGCCGGTCGTGGTCGGCTACCTCGACCGCTCGGAGACGGCCCAGCCCCGCTACGGGCAGCCGGCCGGCTCCCCGCAGAACGCCGCCGCGGTGCTGCACCGGGGGCAGGTCGCGCTGACCTTCGCCAAGCACCACCTCCCCAACTACGGCGTCTTCGACGAGTTCCGGTACTTCGTGCCGGGCGACTCGATGCCGGTCGTGCGGGTCCACGGCGTGGACGTGGCGCTCGCGATCTGCGAGGACCTCTGGCAGGACGGCGGCCGAGTGCCGGCCGCGCGGGCCGCCGGCGCGGGTCTGCTGCTGTCGATCAACGCCTCGCCGTACGAGCGGGACAAGGACGACACCCGGCTGGAACTGGTCCGCAAGCGGGCCCAGGAGGCGGGCTGCACCACCGCGTACCTGGCGATGATCGGCGGCCAGGACGAGCTGGTCTTCGACGGCGACTCGATCGTCGTCGACCGGGACGGCGAGGTGATCGCCCGTGCCCCGCAGTTCGCCGAGGGCAGCGTCGTGCTCGACCTGGAGCTGCCGGCGGCCGCCGCCGAGCCGCCGTCCGGGGTCGTCAACGACGGGCTGCGGATCGACCACGTGGTGCTCTCCGAGGAGCCGCTCCCGGCGTACCCGGCGGAGCTGACCGGCGGTTACGCGGAGCGGCTGGACGACGACGAGGAGCTGTACTCGGCGCTGGTCGTGGGGCTGCGGGCGTACGCCGCCAAGAACGGCTTCAGCAGCGTGCTGATCGGGCTCTCCGGCGGGATCGACTCGGCGCTGGTCGCCGCGATCGCCTGCGACGCGCTGGGCGCGCAGAACGTGTACGGCATCTCGATGCCGTCGAAGTACTCCTCGGACCACTCCAAGGGCGACGCGGCCGAACTGGCCCGCCGTACCGGGCTGAACTTCCGCACCGTGCCGATCGAGCCGATGTTCGACGCGTACATGGGCTCGCTGGGGCTCACCGGTCTCGCCGAGGAGAACCTCCAGTCGAGGCTGCGCGGCACGATGCTGATGGCGGTCTCCAACCAGGAGGGCCAGATCGTCCTCGCGCCGGGCAACAAGTCCGAGCTGGCGGTCGGCTACTCGACGCTGTACGGCGACTCGGTCGGGGCGTACGGCCCGATCAAGGACGTCTACAAGACGTCGATCTTCCGCCTGGCGAAGTGGCGCAACCGGGCCGCCGAGGAGCGCGGGCAGACCCCGCCGATCCCGGAGGCGTCCATCACCAAGCCGCCCAGCGCCGAGCTGCGCCCGGGGCAGGTCGACACGGACTCGCTGCCCGACTACGACGTGCTGGACCGGATCCTGGAGCTGTACGTCGACCGGGACCAGGGTCTGGACGAGATCGTCGCGGCCGGCTTCGACGCGGCGCTGGTGGCGAAGACGCTGCGGATGGTGGACACGGCGGAGTACAAGCGGCGGCAGTACCCGCCGGGCACGAAGATCTCCCCGAAGGGCTTCGGCAAGGACCGACGGTTGCCGATCACCAACCGGTGGCGCGAGTCGGGCTGA
- a CDS encoding multicopper oxidase family protein, with translation MRTPPTRRSVLGAAVATAGSTVLAACSGESDKGHGGKKTGSANAGGTSHGGVNHGTSPGAKHRVSPGAKSEGEYVSPDGEEVAAAEAKRGSGPLRKVHLVATPSRLDLGGGLTVGSWAYEARLPGKELRLTMGDTLALTLANHLPAETTLHWHGLNVRNDMDGVPDLTQAPIKPGAEFAYRFKVPHAGTYWFHPHTGVQQDRGLYAPLIVEDPREPLKYDKEWVVVLDDWVDGVAGSTPDSVLYELSGGRGSMDHGSGAHGAPAKGRTGPTRLMRDSYSELLDSHGGDVAYPYYLINGRTPKSPTSFAAKPGDRIRLRIINAGGDTAFRVALGGHRMTITHTDGYPVRHTTTDALLLGMGERYDVVVTAGDGVFPLTALAEGKKASALALLRTGKGTAPTASVRPEELYGRLVQADELAPDESVELSSRKPDRTIRFKMTGNMRDYDWAFDHEPYDPHRRRPVEAGERVRLEFFNTTEMWHPIHLHGHSFGLVGAAGPDHRATRRGRAAWARKDTAIIRPDSSLAVEFDANNPGLWMLHCHNIYHSDVGMMTVLGYRR, from the coding sequence ATGCGCACTCCACCCACCCGACGCTCCGTGCTCGGCGCCGCTGTCGCCACCGCCGGTTCGACCGTGCTGGCCGCGTGCTCCGGCGAGTCCGACAAGGGCCACGGCGGCAAGAAGACCGGTAGCGCGAACGCCGGTGGCACCAGCCACGGCGGCGTGAACCACGGGACCTCCCCCGGCGCGAAGCACAGGGTCTCCCCCGGCGCGAAGTCCGAGGGCGAGTACGTCTCCCCCGACGGGGAGGAGGTCGCGGCGGCCGAGGCGAAGCGGGGCTCGGGCCCCCTGCGGAAGGTCCACCTCGTCGCCACCCCGTCCCGGCTCGATCTGGGCGGCGGGCTCACCGTCGGCTCCTGGGCGTACGAGGCCCGGCTGCCCGGCAAGGAGCTCCGGCTCACGATGGGCGACACCCTGGCGCTCACCCTTGCCAACCACCTGCCCGCGGAAACGACTCTGCACTGGCACGGCCTCAATGTGCGCAACGACATGGACGGCGTGCCCGATCTGACCCAGGCGCCCATCAAGCCCGGCGCGGAATTCGCCTACCGGTTCAAGGTCCCGCACGCGGGGACGTACTGGTTCCACCCGCACACGGGCGTCCAGCAGGACCGCGGACTGTACGCGCCGCTGATCGTCGAGGACCCGAGGGAGCCGCTCAAGTACGACAAGGAGTGGGTCGTCGTCCTGGACGACTGGGTCGACGGGGTGGCCGGTTCGACGCCGGACTCGGTGCTGTACGAGCTCAGCGGGGGCAGGGGCAGCATGGACCACGGCAGCGGCGCGCACGGCGCCCCCGCCAAGGGCCGCACCGGCCCCACCCGGTTGATGCGGGACTCCTACAGCGAACTGCTCGACAGCCACGGGGGCGACGTAGCCTACCCGTACTACCTGATCAACGGCCGCACCCCGAAGTCCCCCACGTCCTTCGCCGCGAAGCCCGGCGACCGGATCCGGCTGCGCATCATCAACGCGGGCGGCGACACCGCCTTCCGGGTGGCGCTCGGCGGCCACCGGATGACGATCACGCACACCGACGGCTACCCGGTCCGGCACACCACCACCGACGCCCTGCTGCTGGGCATGGGCGAGCGGTACGACGTGGTGGTCACCGCGGGCGACGGGGTGTTCCCGCTGACCGCGCTCGCGGAGGGCAAGAAGGCCTCGGCGCTGGCCCTGCTCCGTACCGGGAAGGGGACTGCGCCCACCGCGTCCGTACGACCCGAGGAACTGTACGGAAGGCTGGTGCAGGCGGACGAACTCGCGCCGGACGAGTCGGTGGAGCTGTCCTCGCGCAAGCCCGACCGGACGATCCGGTTCAAGATGACCGGCAACATGCGGGACTACGACTGGGCCTTCGACCACGAGCCGTACGACCCCCACCGGCGTCGCCCGGTGGAGGCGGGCGAGCGGGTCAGGCTGGAGTTCTTCAACACCACGGAGATGTGGCACCCGATCCATCTGCACGGGCACTCGTTCGGCCTCGTGGGAGCGGCGGGGCCGGACCACCGGGCGACCCGGCGGGGACGGGCCGCCTGGGCGCGCAAGGACACCGCGATCATCCGGCCGGACAGCTCGCTCGCCGTCGAGTTCGACGCGAACAACCCGGGGCTGTGGATGCTGCACTGCCACAACATCTACCACTCGGACGTGGGCATGATGACGGTCCTCGGCTACCGCCGCTAG
- a CDS encoding CBS domain-containing protein, which yields MTTAKDIMHTGATWIPAHETLDRAAQLMRDHKVGALPISASGEKDRMIGILTDRDIVIGCVAMGHDPSKMTAGDLAQGTPRWIDSEAGVDMVLEEMQTHHIRRLPVVEDKMLIGMISEADLAQHLTAEQIAGWAEKVYARG from the coding sequence ATGACCACTGCCAAGGACATCATGCACACCGGGGCCACATGGATCCCCGCGCACGAGACGCTCGACCGGGCCGCGCAGCTGATGCGTGACCACAAGGTCGGCGCACTGCCCATCTCGGCCAGCGGCGAGAAGGACCGGATGATCGGGATCCTCACGGACCGCGACATCGTGATCGGCTGTGTGGCGATGGGCCACGATCCGTCGAAGATGACGGCGGGCGACCTCGCCCAGGGCACCCCCCGCTGGATCGACTCGGAGGCGGGCGTGGACATGGTTCTGGAGGAGATGCAGACCCACCACATCCGCCGGCTCCCGGTCGTCGAGGACAAGATGCTGATCGGCATGATCAGCGAAGCCGACCTGGCGCAGCACCTCACCGCGGAGCAGATCGCCGGCTGGGCGGAGAAGGTCTACGCCCGCGGCTGA
- a CDS encoding DUF305 domain-containing protein yields the protein MTAGRRIRRVEWVAGSAVVLALLFAGVATVASAREDGSGADRVAAAPRTPEADSADAGFARDMAVHHQQAVEMSFIVRDRTKDEEVRRLAYDIANTQANQRGMLLGWLDLWELPKTSAGQPMAWMAAGHEGHSMNGMDDMAGTGTGYRAHDGSLMPGMATRTELDRLRAASGRAAEVQYLRLMTEHHEGGVDMARGCAKLCTVKAEKRLAGGMVEAQQSELDEMAGMLTARGSAPRS from the coding sequence GTGACCGCGGGGAGGCGCATCCGGCGCGTCGAGTGGGTGGCGGGCTCCGCCGTGGTGCTCGCGCTGCTGTTCGCGGGGGTGGCGACGGTCGCCTCCGCTCGCGAGGACGGAAGCGGGGCGGACCGTGTCGCGGCCGCGCCGCGCACACCGGAGGCGGACTCGGCGGACGCCGGTTTCGCCCGCGACATGGCGGTCCACCACCAGCAGGCCGTGGAGATGTCCTTCATCGTCCGTGACCGCACGAAGGACGAGGAGGTGCGCCGGCTCGCGTACGACATCGCCAATACGCAGGCCAATCAGCGGGGCATGCTGCTGGGCTGGCTGGATCTGTGGGAGCTGCCGAAGACGTCCGCCGGGCAGCCGATGGCCTGGATGGCGGCCGGGCACGAGGGCCACTCGATGAACGGCATGGACGACATGGCGGGCACGGGGACCGGCTACCGGGCCCACGACGGCTCCCTCATGCCCGGCATGGCCACCAGGACCGAGCTGGACCGGCTCCGGGCCGCGAGCGGCAGAGCGGCCGAGGTCCAGTACCTCCGGCTGATGACCGAGCACCACGAGGGCGGCGTCGACATGGCCCGCGGCTGCGCGAAGCTGTGCACGGTGAAGGCGGAGAAGCGGCTCGCCGGCGGGATGGTCGAGGCCCAGCAGTCGGAGCTGGACGAGATGGCCGGGATGCTCACTGCGCGAGGCTCCGCACCCCGGTCCTGA